One Vicugna pacos chromosome 12, VicPac4, whole genome shotgun sequence genomic window carries:
- the LOC107033798 gene encoding apolipoprotein L2-like produces the protein MTSETSNDCPENKSFFDDVTDYFWDEVSRDELQLLLTKVEAWESFMSAAGLSREEADALCEYLNKLNGELVLNDKDMLQKEQLDRERFLREFPRVKLELEECIGKLHALADKVDKVHRDCSISQVAATSAGAASGILTILGLALAPVTAGVSLALSATGLGLGAAAAVTGVTTSVVERVITSSAETEANDLTSTVIDKEEVAAGAPGKHASELVPSTQNIFQALQGIGKNVRAIKVAKANPRLAAHARDFMTTGGVSLRRSKQVRKAFGGTALAMTREARIMGMATAGVTLLLDVASLVKESLHLHAGAKTESAERLRQRARELESRLEELTRTYESLQ, from the exons ATGACATCAGAAACCAGCAACGACTGCCCAG AGAACAAAAGCTTCTTTGATGATGTCACTGACTATTTCTGGGACGAAGTGAGCAGGGATGAACTGCAACTCCTGCTGACTAAAGTTGAAGCCTGGGAGAGTTTTATGTCTGCGGCTGGTTTGTCCAG GGAAGAGGCAGACGCACTGTGTGAATACCTGAACAAGCTGAATGGAGAATTGGTCCTGAATGACAAAGACATGCTGCAAAAAGAGCAGCTGGATAGGGAGAGGTTTTTGAGGGAGTTCCCTCGGGTCAAACTGGAGCTTGAGGAATGCATAGGAAAGCTCCACGCACTTGCAGACAAGGTGGACAAGGTTCACAGGGACTGCAGCATCTCCCAGGTGGCGGCCACCTCTGCTGGTGCTGCGTCTGGCATCCTGACCATCCTTGGCCTGGCTCTGGCCCCTGTGACAGCGGGGGTCAGTCTGGCACTTTCGGCAACTGGGTTAGGGCTGGGGGCCGCAGCTGCTGTGACCGGTGTGACCACCAGTGTCGTGGAACGTGTTATCACGTCATCAGCTGAAACAGAAGCCAATGACCTGACGTCAACTGTCATTGACAAAGAGGAGGTGGCTGCAGGGGCTCCTGGTAAACACGCATCCGAACTTGTTCCCTCAACACAGAATATCTTCCAAGCCCTGCAAGGCATTGGGAAGAACGTCCGTGCCATCAAAGTGGCCAAAGCCAACCCTCGCTTAGCCGCCCACGCCAGGGACTTTATGACCACTGGGGGAGTCTCCCTCCGAAGAAGCAAGCAGGTGAGGAAAGCCTTTGGAGGCACGGCTCTGGCAATGACCAGAGAGGCCCGCATCATGGGTATGGCCACCGCAGGTGTCACCCTTCTGCTGGATGTGGCCTCCCTGGTGAAAGAGTCACTGCACCTGCATGCGGGGGCAAAGACGGAGTCGGCTGAGCGGCTAAGGCAGCGGGCCCGGGAGCTGGAGAGCAGGTTGGAGGAGCTCACCCGGACCTACGAGAGTCTGCAGTAG